The sequence GGGGAAGTCGATCTGGCAActtattcattaatcttaagGCACATCCTTACCTTTAGTTAAATCTCCTCTCTCATGCAGTGAACTATCTTTCCTttcaacatttatattttatacaagGGACCATATTAGCATTTTATAAAGGCAGGCTTTTAGTTGATTTAAGTATGTCCTATTAGTCTGAACCTGATGCAAGACCTGAAAATTGACTAATGAATCATCAATAGGAATCTGCTTGGAGACTTGCCCTATTTGATTTCCTAAGTGCTTAGAATCAACACATTTTATCTGCTCTGTTTGGCAGCTTGCACTATGCTCTGTCTTCCTCCATTGATCTTTGATTCTTGTGGCATGAGAACTTCATTTGTAGGATTTTCTCGTCAGCTGTTATATCTACAAAGTTTCTTAAACTTTTGAATAAATTAGTCAGGATGGAAAGAGTCTGTATGTGGTGCTAGCTGCAAACACCATTGTCTGAAATATAGTGTATGAACGTGTTCCAAAGTCTTACCTTCAATGGCTGTTTCCAAAAACATAATGTTCGTTATTCGTTTAATATTTCTTGTTTCCTATGCTTTATGAAATTAACTTTGCTGTGCTAATGCAGGTTGCCGATGATCCTGTCTTTGCTAGAGAAGGTGCAGATGTTTATGTTGATGCTAATATTAGTTTTACACAAGTGAGAACTGAAATCCAAAGCAAAATTCTTGTTGAGCATGTGTCCTTTTGTTGTTTTATCTATTTGACTTGGTGCAGCCACTTTCAAGTGTACCTGTTCCACCCACCATGAAAATACACTGTTTCTATTTGTTCAAATTACTGTTTCATTTCTTATTTGTTGAGTCATTCCACCCTGATCAGCATGAATGCTTCACTCTAATCAAAGCAATAAGTACCATATATTAGTTTTATGAATTTGGACACAAAAGAAcagtattttttcaattaatcaaGGTTTGTATTTTTGTACAGGCAATTCTTGGTGGTAAGGTTGAAGTACCAACATTGTCAGGGAAGACACAAGTAAATGTAATAACCTTTTACCTCCAACTTAATCTTTACATTTCTCTTAAATTATTCTAGAATCAACTGCTTCAATGTTTTACTGTATATTGTCCAATGAGTTGAGGGATGTTTTGTTGTTCAACTTGGTCACTGTTTTCACAAGGACCGCCAGAGCCATGCTTAATTGGGGATACTGCCTATGAAGGAATGTGCAGTTTAAGATGTATCAGCCTTCGCTAATTTTTTCTGGTATTTGAAGCAAGTGAATTGAAcaaagtttttcaaaaattggcCTATGTTGTGTTATGAAGACTAACTTGGCCCTGAATTTTGATATCATTTGTATTGATTGCTATGGAAAAATCTGGAAATGTGATCACAGGGGCATAAATTGTTCACCCATGCTTTTGTTAGaattgtctttttaattttaggtcATATTAAATAGTAATATTTCATGATTTCGGAAGTTCAAATTCCATGCTAGACCCAGTGATGTTAATACCATTTCCAAGTTTCCATCCTCTCTGAAAtctaaacttgtttttttttctttttaatatatatatttatttatttgttttttgtaagcTTTAGATGAGCCTCCACTATTTTAACACCATTTTTTTATGCTCTGTTATATATTCACCGGCAGATACCAAAGGGAGTTCAGCCAGGTCAACTTGTGGTACTAAGAGGCAAAGGTACATTGGATATCCAAATCCTGCTTTAATATACTCTTACTACATTTCCAATAAATATGATTACAATTTCAATTTCCTGCAGGTCTATCAAAGCATGGTTTTCTTGTAGATCATGGTGATCAATATGTGCGGTTTTGCATTAACTTCCCCACGTAagctttttcaattcaaccaagtagtctttaaaataaaatattgtataaTGTCATGTCCTGTTTCtatttgaaattatagtttGCACCTGAACACAAAATACATGGACCTTGCTCGGCCTGGCACCTAGAATGTGGTTTTAATGTGCAGCACCTTCTGCAGAGAGGTTATTGTTAAATTGTGACActgtaaatatgattttttttttacactctcAGAACGCCCTGTGAATTTTACAATTATCAGATCTGGAAGATCCAACAGTATATATTGGTCTATTTTCCAATCATGTTTTATGTATTCATTATCttgcaaagtgtttttttttttttccttctatgtATCCAATaactttgtatttttggatGTTATTTGCTGCAGAATATGCAGCCAGATGCAATGTCTaatctttttttcatgttttattgtgattttagtGCAATTAATGAGCGCCAACATGCTATTTTGGAAGAATTTGCCAAGGAAgagataaataatgaaaatgacaCTTCCAATGAAGGAAACTGGTAAGACTTGTTTGTTCTTCAGAATATGCTTGCTATCCACTGCTTCATGTTATCGCAACATTGCTGCCCATGAAGACCATCTGGATAAGGAGTAGGCTTCATTCTAATTGCATATCCATGCTCTGACACACTGAGAGCATGGTCTGTATATGACTACTAAGTATTTGGACCTATGCCTGAATAGTTTACCTTACAATCATTGAATAGTTTATGAGACCACAAACACTTGTAACCATCATTTTGGAGACAAATTCAGAATTGTACCATTACAGTAGTGCTTGTCAATTGTAGGCTTTGTTCCTTTCTTGCTCTTGTttggtaaaattttaatttggacAATCATACATCAATTGGCCCTATATTTGACTGCATCCATGGCtcctttgttaaattttttgttcttgctgTAATGAACATCCTGAAATGGATAACAGGCTTTATCAGCAGCTATCTACTGGTTGAACTTACAGGTGGCAGCAACTTCTTGAACGGGTGACGGATCCTAGGTTTATGCTAAAATTTTCTGTGCTCATGCTAATCCTGCTGTTCTTTAACAAAACCATGATTTGAAAGCTGACTCACGGTGGCTGCTGGAGAAACGTGCACCAATTATGCTGTCATCTGTTGTGGAGCTTTACTTTTATCGATAGAAGGTACTGATTTCTAACACTTAAATAGAAGAGTTCTACATTGATGGTTGTGCTTGAAAATGTAGGACCGATGATAGTTATTGATTATAATGCTTTGTACCTATTTGTGGTAGCCACAAAATATTATCCAGAAATTGATTCAAAGTTGCTCGTAGTTGACCACGTTAATTTATCACGTGCGTCAATGACGTTGATTTCTGCTCTCCATAGTAATACCGTGATAGGTTTGTATGAAGTAGGGATAAAAATTCAGATTACTTGCAAGCAGCGGAACAAAAAACGTGCACTCTTTTCTTTCCCCATTCGATGCAAATGATGTCGTTGTAGGTGTGGAAGAATGAACAAATACACTATTTGATGGGCCGACATGCTTCATCATGGAAGAGATGGATACTATTGGAGCCTCTCTCTCCCCCCCATGCTGGTGGATGAAATGGAGGGATTGCTTTACCAATAATGGGAACACTACCTCACGGAGCTGGGCCTTGCTCATGACTGCGGTGATTTAAATATGCCAGAATGATAtacatacctttttttttttaaagtattttgtCTGAAATTATACGAGGGTCATGGTGTATACAAGAGCATGAACATGCTAATCTGACCTAAGATTGTCCATTGTATCTCAGAACGGGGTATTTGTCCGTCTAAAAGCATCATTTCTGCTGCCCTCAGTTCAAGTATAATCAACTTGGTAACCTAATCTGACCTCAGTTCAAGTATACAAGAGCATGAACATGCTAATCTGACCTAAGATTGTCCACTGTATCTCAGAACGGGGTATTTGTCCGTCTAAAAGCATCATTTCTGCTGCCCTCAGTTCAAGTATAATCAACTTGGTAACCTAGTTTCTTCCTCCACGTTTTGAGAATAATATACGAATTATCTGATTtaacctcttcctcttccttttttctttgaactCAGTTAATCCCCTTGGTTAGTTGCAACCAAGTTTAAAAACCTAGAAGGAAACGTTGCCATTTTCTCAAAGCAGGAACATCAAGATAGgggttttaaaaaatgaatctgGAATGGCATGATCCAAATGGATTGGTGCATAATGACTCCTTTTCTGACCATATATAGAGTTGATTATTGACAGTTCCTTTGttcaagttaatatatatatggagTCTGAAATTTGAAGAAGTGAGAACCGAAATGAAGGCTCTCATTGCGATGAACATGAAtggcgttttaaaaaaaaacttggcaaTTACAGCACTGTTGCAACAAATGCTCAAACATTTCCTACCGGATTATTACTTGGATCCATCGAAGTTTCTGGAGCAGctagtttctttttcttgttttctttcatcTCACCATAGAAGTAAGAAACAAAGCCCCAAAGCGAGAGTACAAGAGCGACACCCTTTTCTGCTTGAAATTTCTCTTGGAAGAAAATAACTGCAAGGATTTCAGTGACCGGAAGGAAAACAGAGATTAGAATACCGGATAGCAAAGAGGAGGCACAAAAGATGACTCCTATGGCTCCCAAGAAGAAACACTGCCAGATAATTGCACTCCACACCAGCACTAGGTAATACTTGACTTCTCCCAGCTCAGAGTTTCTTGCTTCTCTTGGAATCGCCTGTAAGAGACATACCTCGAGTGACATCCATATaacggattaaaaaaaaaaaaagcacatggATTGGCTAAACTACTCGAACACCTGCCAtgaaaattcttattttatcaTGATTCTATATGATGAATTTTGCAATAATATATTCTGAATATACAGACTATAAAGCAAGATTCCAGCAGCTTCTTATTCGCTGACCAATTCTCCTCGTTGTCTATACCTTGGCCGCCAAGAGAGACGGCAATTACATGgatgatattttagaaaaaccAACCTGGAAGTCTTTGTTGATGAGCATCCCTACGGTACAAAAGACAGTAGCAAGCAAACACATAATCATCTGAATCTCCATCACAAGCGTGTAGTTCATTTCCTGCCTGGACTTCCTGTATGTCAATTCCACCAACGGCAAGATAAAGCCGTACAGAGCGGCAGCTACAAGCGTCATGATAAAACCCAGTATATACTCTCTACTCGATTCATGAGCAGGCTTGTCACTACCTGTATGCATAGCCAACACTCCAGCCCCCACCGTCAATAAAACAACAGCGTTTATTGAATAAGAAGTGAACTTTTTTTTGACTAGAAGGAAAGCAAAACCAGCTGTGAAAGCTAACTGTGTTGCAATAATCAGAGAAGAGGTTGAAACAGGAAGACGGGCTACACCATAAGCGTAAAGATAGTCATCCAGACCAGTAATGACACCAATGATGGCGGCAGCAATGAACAAAGGAGGTTTCATATAAAAGAGTTTAGTGGTGGGATCGGTTGCACGGCGGTGAAAGTAGGAGAAGGCAAGGGGGATTAGAATGATGGGCCAACCGCCCGTTTCAAGCCAGGCAGAGAGCCAAATACGTTTGCCTCCATGGATGAAGTAGAGGCGCATTATTAGAGGACCACCACAGTTTCCTATGGATAGTATGAGGCAGTTTAAGATGAGAAGGGCTTTTTTCATGGTTGTTTTCCCTGGAGTCTCTTCTCTGGTCTCCATGATGAATAAAGATGAGAAATTGTACCACCGTGAGTACAAATTGCGCTCCTATATAGGACCAACAATATAAcaaacaaaatgaatgtgttggttctatatatattgagaaagcAAGTCTTTGTGGTCGTCGAAGACGGCAAAGTGTAGATATTGTTAGTAATGGACGTCGTGAATAACAACTCTTTTACCCcaatttttctcttgtttttcaaaaattatatttgtagtccaatttaaattttagaattttatttaatttatgacgatgaaaaaaacaaaagagtttataaagtgaaataagaagaaaaaaaagggactaAGGTGATTAGGAACTAAGAATATAAAGGAAGATTatgtaaaagagaaaaagaaaaataaatagtatcaaacaaaattagaaaattaatgaaAGAGATTTTACAtattaagaaaacaaagtttaattaattaagaatccGTGGTAAAAAAGGAATCAATATAATtgctaacattattttttttagttttagtttttcctAATTTATAGGGATTACAAACATTATAAATAGAGGGTATTCAGACAAAGAAAGGAtacacatagagattgaaaaTAATGACTCTTGAAAAAAGTCTAGCCAAACAAAAGATTTAGAAAAGAGAAGTCAAGAAGATAAAATCTTAGcacaagaaaaagaataaaaaaacaatggcaaTCCAAATTTTCTAGCAGTAGACTTAAACTTCTTAACTGTCGATCTTCCATCTCAAGAGGGGGTCGTTTACACCGCTACCACCaacaagaagaggaagaagttgtCTACCATGCAGTATGGTCCATGCACCCCAAGACTTAACAGTGTGTGATAAAAAAGCACCGCACCACATATTGGTCGTCCTATACGTGTAATACACTCACTTATACTATTATTTTGCAACACCTTTTTCGGTTCAACTTCCATTCTCTCCCGTCCAAATCCAA is a genomic window of Populus alba chromosome 5, ASM523922v2, whole genome shotgun sequence containing:
- the LOC118036715 gene encoding purine permease 3, with the translated sequence METREETPGKTTMKKALLILNCLILSIGNCGGPLIMRLYFIHGGKRIWLSAWLETGGWPIILIPLAFSYFHRRATDPTTKLFYMKPPLFIAAAIIGVITGLDDYLYAYGVARLPVSTSSLIIATQLAFTAGFAFLLVKKKFTSYSINAVVLLTVGAGVLAMHTGSDKPAHESSREYILGFIMTLVAAALYGFILPLVELTYRKSRQEMNYTLVMEIQMIMCLLATVFCTVGMLINKDFQAIPREARNSELGEVKYYLVLVWSAIIWQCFFLGAIGVIFCASSLLSGILISVFLPVTEILAVIFFQEKFQAEKGVALVLSLWGFVSYFYGEMKENKKKKLAAPETSMDPSNNPVGNV